A window of the Candidatus Nitrosotalea okcheonensis genome harbors these coding sequences:
- a CDS encoding acyl-CoA thioesterase — translation MSLKPKSAEESRAEMTVRMFPSDANPAGNVFGGEILRQIDLIAGLVAQRHCKKNAVTASIDRVNFLKPVLVGNALILNARLNYVSHSSMEIEIKVEAENLFTGARTLTNTAYVTSVALDEAGKPTDVPPLLIVTEDDKKRFTEGEQRMLQRKRERKH, via the coding sequence ATGTCTCTGAAACCAAAGAGTGCAGAGGAATCACGAGCAGAGATGACAGTTAGAATGTTTCCATCTGATGCAAATCCTGCAGGAAATGTATTTGGTGGCGAAATACTAAGGCAAATTGACTTGATAGCAGGTCTTGTAGCTCAGAGACACTGCAAGAAAAATGCCGTAACTGCATCAATTGACAGGGTCAACTTTTTAAAACCCGTTCTAGTTGGAAACGCACTGATACTAAATGCCAGATTAAACTATGTATCTCATTCTTCGATGGAAATTGAAATAAAAGTAGAGGCGGAAAATCTATTTACTGGAGCTCGAACTCTTACAAATACTGCATATGTTACCTCTGTTGCATTAGACGAGGCTGGCAAGCCAACAGATGTACCTCCACTTTTGATTGTCACAGAAGATGACAAGAAGAGGTTTACCGAGGGGGAGCAGAGAATGTTGCAGAGAAAAAGAGAACGAAAACACTAG
- a CDS encoding transcription initiation factor IIB, translated as MTVQGSEMNTKCARCGKAKMLTDGTTGERFCGGCGFVINEIVNDLGPERQSFSKEQFEDRARTGVPTSLAMHDMGLATVIGQANKDSTGKPLSASMKNTITRLRTWDSRSQVHEATERNCRQAFSELSRLKDKLALSDAVVEKTAYIYRKALEKGLAKGRSIPGLIAAALYLSCRETGTPRTLNEVAKRINVKKKDVSRCYRLLLQELDMTMPVLDPIKCMSRIASESGLSEKVKREALKILEQANKKEISAGKDPMGLAAAALYLSCAIHGDSTTQKVIAIAAGVTEVTIRNRYKGLRELLDIQVPDKKTKPDPTED; from the coding sequence ATGACAGTACAAGGCTCAGAGATGAACACAAAGTGTGCCAGATGCGGAAAAGCCAAGATGTTAACAGATGGCACTACAGGCGAGCGATTTTGTGGAGGATGTGGATTCGTAATAAATGAGATTGTAAACGACTTGGGTCCTGAGAGGCAGTCATTTTCAAAAGAACAGTTCGAAGACAGAGCCAGAACAGGCGTTCCAACATCTCTTGCAATGCACGACATGGGACTTGCAACAGTAATTGGACAAGCAAACAAGGACTCGACTGGTAAGCCCTTGTCAGCATCAATGAAAAATACAATCACCCGTCTTAGGACATGGGACAGCAGAAGTCAGGTTCATGAAGCAACTGAGAGGAATTGCAGACAGGCATTCAGCGAGCTTAGTAGACTAAAAGACAAACTTGCACTATCAGATGCAGTTGTAGAAAAAACTGCATACATTTACAGAAAAGCATTAGAAAAAGGACTTGCAAAGGGCAGATCAATCCCAGGGTTAATTGCAGCTGCTCTATACTTGTCATGTAGAGAGACTGGCACTCCAAGAACATTAAACGAGGTTGCAAAGAGAATCAATGTAAAAAAGAAAGATGTTTCAAGGTGTTACAGATTATTATTGCAGGAGCTTGACATGACAATGCCAGTATTGGATCCAATAAAATGCATGTCTAGAATTGCAAGCGAATCTGGTCTCAGCGAGAAAGTAAAACGGGAGGCACTCAAGATTTTAGAACAGGCAAATAAAAAAGAGATCTCTGCAGGAAAAGATCCCATGGGTCTTGCAGCTGCTGCGCTATACCTATCATGTGCAATACATGGAGACAGTACAACTCAAAAAGTAATTGCAATAGCAGCAGGAGTGACAGAGGTAACCATACGAAATAGATACAAAGGATTGCGAGAACTCTTAGACATTCAGGTTCCAGACAAAAAGACAAAGCCTGATCCGACGGAAGACTAG
- a CDS encoding winged helix-turn-helix domain-containing protein, giving the protein MAISIKQQYRSEIGVISEILQVTMNCGMQGTIISSIARIANLSHYTAIEKCQKLIDFGLVELRTDKKSRNFVITEKGIKFYQEMQKFLEIAQEIKIRY; this is encoded by the coding sequence ATGGCAATCAGTATAAAACAACAGTACAGATCAGAGATTGGAGTAATTTCAGAGATATTACAAGTTACAATGAACTGTGGAATGCAAGGTACAATAATATCTTCAATTGCTCGAATAGCCAACCTATCACACTATACGGCAATAGAGAAATGCCAAAAGCTAATAGACTTTGGACTAGTAGAATTGAGAACGGACAAGAAAAGTCGTAATTTTGTCATTACAGAAAAAGGAATCAAGTTTTACCAAGAAATGCAAAAATTCCTAGAGATTGCTCAAGAGATCAAGATAAGATACTAG
- a CDS encoding YqaA family protein: MLYEIIHAIVHNTIFIKYGLLGLFFNGMFSSFIPIPTEITISALLLGKANVFDVFVVLVVGSTIGGYIAYYIGYNGRLLKKLRKTPEEKYEQKSINIMTKYGWFTIIFLSPWIPILGDVVSIVAGTKKYNIVKYSIAMTTGKTVKAVAIVFFGVHFIQWLVQILH, translated from the coding sequence ATGTTATATGAGATCATACATGCCATAGTTCATAATACAATATTCATAAAATATGGTTTGTTGGGACTTTTTTTCAATGGAATGTTTTCAAGTTTTATTCCAATTCCAACAGAGATTACCATCTCAGCTTTGTTGTTGGGTAAAGCAAATGTATTTGATGTATTTGTGGTGTTGGTAGTTGGCTCTACAATTGGTGGCTATATTGCGTATTATATCGGATACAACGGAAGGCTGTTAAAAAAACTTAGAAAGACTCCAGAAGAAAAATATGAACAAAAAAGCATCAACATAATGACAAAATACGGTTGGTTTACAATAATTTTTTTGTCCCCATGGATTCCCATACTTGGTGATGTCGTATCAATAGTCGCTGGAACAAAGAAATACAATATTGTGAAATATTCCATTGCAATGACAACAGGTAAGACAGTAAAAGCAGTTGCAATCGTATTTTTCGGAGTGCATTTCATACAGTGGCTAGTCCAAATTCTGCATTAG
- a CDS encoding DUF2203 family protein, with the protein MTQTNSDSQISKLQSLRYFAPARSIGDANSLLPKVSEIVEKYVKILMPWKKDNGTLQHASDSLWDLARIEAMRSGRTNTWDLAWNSAWKEASQSARDNYGWYGSEFISGETVRDAARDAAKYAARYAAFESVKEKLGGNNPFEYVIELYSMGLKPTYFRKIEEQEKFVIDFPLYIDGKNILGCYLHGDKEISFTHQWINYCTNLKPVSNPESKRSFA; encoded by the coding sequence ATGACGCAAACAAATTCTGATTCACAGATATCTAAATTACAATCACTAAGGTATTTTGCTCCTGCCAGATCTATTGGAGATGCCAACTCTCTCTTGCCAAAAGTATCGGAGATTGTCGAAAAATATGTAAAGATATTGATGCCTTGGAAGAAAGACAATGGTACTCTACAACATGCATCAGATTCACTTTGGGACTTGGCTAGAATTGAAGCAATGAGGTCAGGCCGTACAAACACTTGGGATTTGGCCTGGAATTCTGCATGGAAAGAAGCAAGTCAGTCTGCCCGCGATAATTATGGATGGTATGGAAGTGAGTTTATTTCAGGAGAAACTGTAAGAGATGCAGCAAGAGATGCTGCAAAATATGCCGCAAGATATGCAGCATTTGAATCAGTCAAGGAAAAACTTGGCGGAAATAATCCATTTGAATATGTGATAGAATTGTATTCGATGGGCCTCAAACCCACATACTTTAGAAAAATAGAAGAACAAGAAAAATTTGTCATAGATTTTCCATTATACATCGATGGAAAAAATATACTAGGATGTTACTTGCACGGAGACAAGGAGATATCTTTTACACACCAATGGATTAATTATTGCACAAACTTGAAACCCGTAAGCAATCCAGAATCTAAGCGATCGTTTGCATAA
- a CDS encoding DUF4443 domain-containing protein yields the protein MEQHTLSSMHQVIHLLSKVAQRHAPSRMLSFDLVHVFKTMQMMSDNNKISRSIMMQELGLGEGSIKTLVKHLKMHGLVENSNAGMWLTNKGEALYTKLHILIPRETDITKCSVALGKFNHVVLLKSMAHNIKSGIEQRDAAIKAGAVGATTLICKNERLVLPGTDENLMRNDQKIHSLIMEKLSPEQNDVIIIGSSQNKKIAEMAAKSAALYTIEDHEKH from the coding sequence ATGGAACAACATACACTTAGCAGTATGCATCAGGTAATACATCTACTCTCCAAGGTAGCACAAAGACATGCTCCAAGCAGAATGCTTAGTTTCGATCTAGTCCATGTCTTCAAGACAATGCAGATGATGTCAGACAACAATAAGATAAGTAGATCAATTATGATGCAGGAACTTGGGCTTGGGGAAGGTTCCATCAAGACACTAGTAAAGCACCTAAAAATGCACGGCCTTGTTGAAAATTCTAATGCAGGCATGTGGCTGACAAACAAGGGAGAGGCACTTTACACTAAATTACACATCTTAATTCCAAGAGAGACAGATATTACCAAGTGCTCAGTAGCCTTGGGAAAATTCAATCATGTGGTACTTCTAAAGAGCATGGCACATAACATAAAAAGTGGAATTGAACAACGTGATGCTGCAATCAAGGCAGGCGCAGTTGGAGCAACTACTCTCATCTGTAAAAACGAGAGACTTGTTTTGCCAGGGACTGACGAGAATTTGATGCGAAATGATCAAAAGATACATTCGCTCATCATGGAGAAATTATCACCTGAACAAAATGACGTAATAATAATAGGAAGTTCACAAAATAAAAAAATTGCAGAGATGGCTGCAAAAAGTGCTGCGTTGTACACAATAGAAGATCATGAAAAACACTAG
- a CDS encoding PAC2 family protein — protein MDFIQKGEPDVSKPLLIAAMQDMGDVGSIVIDFINSNLNTSVFREVQPSYPAYVIDNGGYIDIPEEKWDYRYAKDIIVFGGGSGQPSSTEELNVLCQDVINIAKKYSVRFIYTLGGFHTKNPIEGEPKTFVTTTSKELTEQVKKLGILTTPESSIITGFNGLILGFAKMNGIQGIGLYAELNQPKLPQYRSSKSIIKTLEKMTYRRFGDTSELDTMAKDVESHSHGKRFDPDQSYFD, from the coding sequence GTGGATTTTATCCAAAAGGGCGAGCCTGATGTCTCAAAACCGCTCTTGATTGCAGCCATGCAAGACATGGGAGACGTTGGAAGCATTGTGATTGACTTTATTAATTCAAATCTGAATACGTCGGTGTTTCGTGAAGTGCAGCCATCATACCCTGCATATGTGATTGACAATGGAGGATACATTGACATTCCGGAAGAAAAGTGGGATTATAGATATGCAAAAGATATCATTGTGTTTGGAGGGGGTTCTGGCCAACCATCTTCTACAGAAGAGCTAAATGTGCTGTGCCAAGATGTAATCAACATTGCAAAAAAATATTCTGTACGGTTCATATATACACTTGGCGGTTTTCACACGAAAAATCCAATTGAGGGGGAACCCAAAACATTTGTTACTACTACATCAAAAGAACTCACAGAACAGGTGAAAAAACTTGGAATCCTGACAACGCCTGAATCCTCTATCATTACTGGATTCAATGGACTGATACTTGGGTTTGCAAAAATGAATGGTATACAGGGAATTGGGTTATATGCAGAATTGAACCAGCCCAAGCTTCCACAGTATAGGTCTTCAAAGAGCATAATCAAAACACTCGAAAAGATGACTTATCGCAGATTTGGTGACACTTCCGAGCTTGATACCATGGCAAAGGATGTCGAATCACACAGTCATGGAAAACGTTTTGATCCTGATCAAAGTTATTTTGATTGA
- a CDS encoding PEFG-CTERM sorting domain-containing protein: MLKIVIVAAIVILLAPMATSSFAQEYNKTIAGVGKDAGDGAKTFDVQYSSVKDIVSSSVSVKDKSVDFVLVGKADTNSTLILKLPTGLISGPFIGVFEDGQIITNYTATNESGDTVVSIPITPLSENISIVGTTVVPEFGPIAAIVLAASIVAIVAITRLGPIRL, encoded by the coding sequence ATGCTCAAGATAGTAATTGTTGCAGCAATAGTAATTTTGCTTGCTCCAATGGCAACATCTTCCTTTGCCCAAGAGTACAACAAGACCATTGCAGGGGTTGGAAAAGATGCAGGAGATGGAGCAAAAACATTTGATGTGCAATATTCATCTGTAAAGGACATAGTGAGTTCATCAGTAAGTGTAAAAGACAAGTCGGTTGACTTTGTTCTTGTAGGCAAAGCTGACACAAACAGTACCTTGATTCTAAAACTTCCAACAGGATTGATTAGTGGCCCATTTATTGGAGTTTTTGAAGACGGTCAGATAATAACAAACTATACTGCAACTAACGAGTCAGGGGATACAGTAGTATCAATACCAATTACTCCACTCTCTGAAAACATTTCCATTGTTGGAACAACTGTGGTGCCAGAATTTGGGCCAATAGCTGCCATAGTTTTAGCAGCCTCCATTGTAGCAATAGTTGCAATTACAAGACTTGGACCAATACGCCTGTAA
- a CDS encoding putative toxin-antitoxin system toxin component, PIN family, producing the protein MRIVLDTNILISDLITNGKPRAVLNAIMTKNPEIAISRKIIEEFVKITAEPRMRKYVTKEEVTQFLQDLVPASKLIAVRSRLGVVRDHKDNPILAAAYDGHASYLATGDEDLLALKKFRKIKIVTANDMLKILEA; encoded by the coding sequence ATGAGAATAGTTCTTGATACTAACATACTGATATCAGATCTAATAACGAATGGAAAACCACGAGCAGTCTTAAATGCCATCATGACTAAAAACCCTGAGATTGCCATCTCCAGAAAAATCATAGAAGAGTTTGTAAAAATAACTGCAGAACCACGAATGCGAAAATATGTAACTAAGGAAGAGGTTACGCAATTCTTGCAAGATCTTGTACCTGCTTCAAAACTGATTGCTGTAAGATCTAGACTTGGAGTGGTAAGAGATCATAAAGACAATCCAATTTTGGCAGCTGCGTATGATGGCCATGCTAGTTATCTGGCAACAGGAGATGAAGACCTACTTGCGCTAAAAAAATTTAGGAAAATAAAGATAGTAACAGCCAACGATATGTTAAAAATATTAGAAGCGTAG
- a CDS encoding SRPBCC family protein: MNSVTETCVVSAPIDKVFKFLSNIENIPKWATKFVKKLTLVNGKYKVLTPIGEAFIRFDTDQKAGLIDIYAGPTEESMTPAYMRIISLQNNSTAVMLTFFQYDSTPDAVWSIFCEWIKIEVENIRLYFS, translated from the coding sequence TTGAATTCTGTAACTGAGACTTGTGTAGTAAGCGCACCGATAGACAAAGTATTCAAGTTTTTATCAAATATTGAAAATATTCCAAAGTGGGCTACAAAGTTTGTCAAGAAACTAACATTAGTCAATGGCAAATACAAGGTTTTAACTCCTATTGGAGAGGCATTCATCAGATTTGACACAGATCAAAAGGCAGGTTTGATTGACATCTATGCAGGACCTACCGAAGAGAGTATGACACCTGCATACATGAGAATAATTTCCTTGCAAAATAACTCCACTGCAGTAATGCTTACTTTCTTCCAGTATGACTCTACACCAGATGCTGTTTGGAGTATCTTTTGCGAATGGATAAAGATCGAAGTGGAAAACATCAGGCTATATTTTTCCTAA
- a CDS encoding MarR family winged helix-turn-helix transcriptional regulator, with translation MKRFDYENSVGFIVYSASKMMQKAFDLELRNKTGINLTQSKVIFALYMQSGPTQREIADRIGIESPTLVPIIDKLEADGYVKRKPDAKDRRIKRIYVTHKTDSLWDSMQECVTQIKKISTKDLSEQEIKSALGTVKKITENLTVYLGDSTLPSLKKTRD, from the coding sequence ATGAAAAGATTTGATTATGAAAACAGTGTGGGATTTATTGTGTATTCTGCGTCAAAGATGATGCAGAAAGCATTTGATTTGGAACTACGAAACAAAACAGGAATAAACTTGACCCAGTCTAAGGTCATATTTGCATTGTACATGCAATCTGGCCCAACTCAACGAGAAATTGCTGACAGGATTGGAATTGAAAGTCCTACACTTGTGCCAATAATTGATAAACTAGAAGCGGACGGATACGTGAAAAGAAAACCCGATGCAAAAGACAGGAGGATAAAAAGGATCTACGTTACCCACAAGACTGATTCATTATGGGACTCGATGCAGGAATGTGTAACACAGATCAAAAAAATCTCAACAAAAGATCTTTCAGAACAAGAGATAAAGTCTGCACTTGGCACTGTGAAAAAAATAACGGAAAACCTGACTGTTTATCTTGGTGATTCCACGTTGCCATCTCTCAAAAAAACTAGAGATTAA
- a CDS encoding aspartate aminotransferase family protein, translating to MSSVTDAYKKHTKKSAKLFERSKKLHVGGVSHNIRFFEPYPFVTKSARGKYLIDVDDNKYTDYWMGHWSLILGHAAPKVAEKVKKQISSCWMHGTVNENTIEFSEVIQGSVPVAEKIRYVSTGTEATMYATRIARAKTGKKIIAKIDGGWHGYTTDLLKSVNYPFDQPESAGLTDESHIISIPYNNLEKSTSILESVKNDLAGVIIEPVLGGAGCIPATKEYLTGIQEFIHKNNALYILDEIVTGFRFRFGCLYNTMSLDPDIVTLGKIVGGGFPIGVICGKEEMMKIIDTKSNNRQDRSYIGGGTFSANPLTMTSGRAMLKFLKKNSIPVYKKIGRLGENVRNGLSKIFQDKVTVTGMGSLFMPHFLANGITQVTNAEEASRCNIEMLKKYHFELIAKNRIFFLPGKLGAISYVHSESDIKNLLEASKKFTVSIRD from the coding sequence TTGTCTTCGGTCACAGATGCTTACAAAAAACATACTAAAAAATCTGCCAAGTTATTTGAGAGATCAAAAAAACTCCACGTTGGAGGAGTGTCACATAACATACGATTTTTTGAGCCATATCCATTTGTTACAAAATCTGCAAGAGGCAAGTACCTCATAGACGTAGATGACAACAAGTATACAGACTATTGGATGGGTCATTGGAGTTTAATTCTAGGACATGCAGCTCCAAAAGTTGCAGAGAAGGTCAAAAAACAAATCTCCAGCTGCTGGATGCACGGAACGGTAAACGAAAACACCATAGAATTTTCAGAGGTGATACAAGGATCAGTTCCAGTTGCAGAAAAAATTCGTTACGTATCTACAGGTACTGAGGCTACCATGTATGCAACAAGAATTGCAAGGGCAAAGACTGGAAAAAAAATAATCGCAAAAATTGACGGAGGATGGCACGGATACACAACCGATTTGTTAAAGTCAGTCAACTATCCATTTGACCAACCAGAGAGTGCAGGACTTACAGATGAATCTCACATAATTTCAATCCCGTACAACAATCTAGAAAAATCAACCTCAATTTTAGAATCTGTAAAAAATGATCTTGCTGGGGTTATAATAGAGCCAGTGCTTGGCGGTGCAGGCTGCATACCCGCAACAAAAGAATATCTCACAGGAATCCAGGAATTTATTCACAAAAATAATGCGCTCTATATCTTGGATGAAATTGTAACAGGATTCAGATTCAGATTTGGATGTCTTTACAATACAATGAGTCTTGATCCCGATATTGTAACACTGGGAAAAATTGTCGGTGGAGGATTTCCAATTGGAGTAATTTGTGGAAAAGAGGAAATGATGAAGATAATAGATACAAAATCAAACAACAGACAAGACAGATCATACATTGGAGGTGGAACATTTTCTGCAAATCCGTTGACAATGACATCAGGTAGAGCAATGCTAAAATTTTTAAAGAAAAATTCTATCCCAGTCTACAAAAAAATTGGAAGACTAGGGGAAAATGTACGAAATGGGCTATCAAAAATATTTCAGGACAAAGTGACAGTTACCGGCATGGGCTCTCTTTTTATGCCACATTTTTTGGCAAATGGGATAACACAGGTTACAAATGCGGAAGAAGCATCAAGATGCAATATAGAAATGCTCAAGAAATATCATTTTGAGTTGATTGCAAAGAATAGAATATTTTTCCTCCCAGGAAAACTGGGTGCCATATCGTATGTACACTCAGAGTCAGACATCAAAAACCTGCTTGAAGCTTCAAAGAAATTTACAGTTTCAATCAGAGACTAG
- a CDS encoding CbtB domain-containing protein translates to MANTSQITKTKHAVPIIAAVVLFAIFGMGYFEVGFDQGQIFSIFEGQSAYAQMNGVGLMHEYTHDMRHASGFPCH, encoded by the coding sequence ATGGCTAACACATCGCAAATCACAAAGACAAAACATGCGGTTCCAATAATTGCAGCAGTAGTTCTATTTGCAATATTTGGAATGGGATACTTTGAAGTGGGCTTTGACCAAGGACAGATCTTCAGCATATTCGAGGGACAGTCTGCATATGCACAAATGAATGGTGTGGGATTGATGCATGAGTACACTCATGATATGCGACACGCATCTGGATTTCCATGCCACTAG
- a CDS encoding CDC48 family AAA ATPase, with translation MVQNSVQLKILEAYTRDVGRGVTRIDYESMDALGASTGDILEITGKRRSVARCLPLYPSDEGKGIIRVDGLGRNNTGVGIGDTVTVRKIKTVPAEKVIVAPLDSIPPIDERYLTDSLENIPLVKGDNIMVPYFGGRLTFQVVGITPASDAVLVTPKTEFHIAEKGESLRGVPQVSYEDIGGMSDEIKKVREMIELPMRHPEIFEKLGVEAPKGVLLYGVPGTGKTLLAKAVANETNAHFISISGPEIMSKFYGESEARLREIFKEAKEKAPSIIFVDEIDSIAPKREEVTGEVERRVVSQMLSLMDGLEGRGKVIVIAATNRPNALDPALRRPGRFDREIEIKVPDKKGRLEILLIHTRNMPLNEDINLEKIAGTSHGYVGADLEYLCKEAAMKCLRRLLPEINLSDEKIPPETLDKLIVNSEDYQLAFRDVTPAGMREVYIETPDIKWGEIGGLENVKRELQEAVEWPMKYPNLYAQLGYRMPRGILLHGPSGTGKTLLAKAVATESEANFISVKGPELLSKWIGESERGIREIFRRARQSSPCIIFFDEIDSIAPIRGMGESATTEKVVSQLLTEMDGITSLNGVVVIAATNRADMIDSALLRPGRFDKIILVPIPDKEGRLKILEISSADIPIEKEMGTPNGLNPDYVDLAKIAEMTDGMSGADVAAIANTAASIVLHNFVEKYPDPKDAEKQVDAAKIKMKDFEDAVKKVKIQKELKIGQKVTVSHFR, from the coding sequence ATAGTCCAAAATTCCGTTCAATTAAAAATATTGGAGGCGTATACTCGAGATGTAGGTAGGGGTGTTACACGTATTGACTACGAATCTATGGATGCCCTTGGTGCATCAACTGGTGATATTTTAGAAATTACGGGAAAACGAAGATCTGTAGCACGGTGCCTTCCACTATATCCATCTGATGAAGGAAAAGGAATTATTCGAGTGGATGGGCTTGGAAGAAACAACACGGGTGTAGGAATTGGTGATACTGTGACTGTGAGAAAGATAAAGACCGTACCTGCAGAAAAGGTAATAGTCGCCCCTCTTGATTCTATACCTCCAATCGACGAAAGATATCTGACTGATTCTCTAGAAAATATTCCGCTTGTAAAAGGTGACAATATAATGGTACCATACTTTGGTGGTAGGCTGACATTCCAAGTAGTTGGAATAACTCCTGCATCTGATGCAGTACTTGTAACTCCCAAGACAGAATTTCATATTGCTGAAAAAGGTGAAAGTTTGCGTGGAGTACCGCAGGTGTCATATGAGGACATTGGAGGAATGTCTGACGAGATAAAAAAAGTCAGAGAGATGATCGAACTACCAATGAGGCATCCGGAAATATTTGAAAAATTGGGGGTTGAGGCTCCAAAAGGTGTATTACTATATGGTGTACCTGGAACTGGAAAGACATTGCTTGCAAAAGCAGTTGCAAATGAGACCAATGCACATTTCATCAGCATATCAGGTCCTGAGATAATGAGCAAGTTTTACGGAGAAAGTGAAGCTAGACTGCGTGAAATATTCAAGGAGGCAAAAGAAAAAGCACCATCAATCATCTTCGTGGATGAAATTGATTCAATTGCACCAAAACGAGAGGAGGTTACAGGAGAAGTAGAAAGACGAGTTGTATCACAAATGTTGTCATTAATGGATGGCCTTGAGGGTAGGGGCAAAGTGATTGTTATTGCTGCAACAAACAGACCAAATGCACTAGACCCTGCTCTTAGAAGGCCTGGAAGGTTTGACCGAGAAATTGAGATTAAAGTTCCTGACAAAAAGGGACGATTAGAGATTTTATTAATTCATACAAGAAACATGCCTCTAAACGAAGATATCAATTTGGAAAAAATTGCCGGTACTAGCCACGGATATGTGGGGGCTGATTTAGAATATCTTTGCAAGGAAGCTGCAATGAAATGTCTGAGAAGATTGTTGCCTGAAATTAATCTGTCTGACGAAAAAATTCCCCCGGAAACCTTGGATAAACTAATTGTAAACTCTGAGGACTATCAACTTGCATTCCGCGATGTCACTCCGGCAGGAATGCGTGAGGTATACATCGAGACACCTGATATTAAATGGGGCGAGATTGGTGGGCTTGAAAATGTAAAGCGTGAACTTCAAGAAGCAGTGGAATGGCCCATGAAATATCCTAATCTTTACGCACAGCTTGGATATAGAATGCCACGGGGTATCTTGTTACATGGTCCAAGTGGAACAGGCAAGACACTGCTGGCAAAAGCAGTTGCAACAGAGAGTGAGGCAAACTTCATCTCAGTAAAGGGCCCAGAATTATTATCCAAGTGGATAGGCGAGTCTGAACGGGGAATCCGAGAAATATTTCGAAGGGCAAGACAATCATCACCATGTATAATATTTTTCGATGAGATTGATTCTATTGCACCAATTAGGGGGATGGGTGAGAGTGCAACTACCGAAAAAGTTGTCAGCCAATTACTCACAGAGATGGATGGAATCACTTCACTCAATGGGGTAGTGGTAATTGCTGCTACAAATAGGGCAGACATGATCGATTCTGCACTGCTCAGGCCGGGCAGATTTGACAAAATTATTCTAGTTCCAATTCCGGATAAAGAAGGACGACTCAAGATATTGGAGATAAGCTCTGCAGACATTCCTATTGAAAAAGAGATGGGAACTCCAAATGGGCTGAATCCAGATTATGTTGATCTGGCAAAGATTGCAGAGATGACTGATGGCATGAGTGGGGCAGATGTTGCTGCTATTGCAAATACTGCTGCCTCTATAGTACTGCATAACTTTGTTGAGAAATATCCTGATCCAAAAGATGCAGAAAAACAAGTGGATGCAGCAAAAATAAAGATGAAAGACTTTGAGGATGCAGTAAAGAAAGTCAAGATCCAAAAAGAACTAAAGATTGGACAAAAGGTAACAGTATCGCACTTTAGGTAA
- a CDS encoding DUF167 domain-containing protein, with protein sequence MLYRVSVSFHKNYLTIKNDSIEIGIMEKPVKGKANAVIVKQIAKHLGVSKSKVRIIAGEKSQDKIIEVMS encoded by the coding sequence ATGTTATACAGAGTATCTGTGTCATTTCACAAGAATTATCTTACAATAAAAAACGATTCCATCGAAATTGGTATAATGGAAAAGCCTGTGAAAGGTAAGGCAAATGCTGTGATAGTAAAACAGATTGCAAAACATCTTGGAGTATCAAAGTCTAAAGTAAGAATAATTGCAGGAGAAAAATCACAGGATAAGATAATTGAAGTGATGTCATAA